In one window of Gloeocapsopsis sp. IPPAS B-1203 DNA:
- a CDS encoding ABC transporter ATP-binding protein translates to MAKVRLENIKRKFNNVTAVENITFEIPDGQFWVLVGPSGCGKSTILRTIAGLETATSGNLYIGDLLVNNIPARQRDVAMVFQNYALYPHMSVAENIAFGLQMRKVDSKVIQQRVETVARSLSLEHLLERKPKQLSGGQQQRVALGRAIAREAQVFLLDEPLSNLDAQLRDDTRAELKQLHHNLGITTIYVTHDQVEAMTLADRIVILNQGRIQQIGEPQSVYAKPANRMVATFLGNPPMNILPAKYKNGNFLVESQIIPCPARVRDALHLAEGQIVDLGIRPEDLFIDESQNKEIAALTVEVKLVEPLGRETLIRAGLPSSSVQVNIQQAGVIRLQLGDRISLGLDLEQLFVFDSNTGDRLYPC, encoded by the coding sequence ATGGCTAAAGTTCGTCTAGAGAATATTAAACGCAAGTTCAACAATGTAACTGCGGTAGAAAATATTACTTTTGAAATTCCTGATGGACAATTTTGGGTTCTTGTTGGACCATCAGGTTGTGGTAAATCAACAATTCTGAGAACGATCGCAGGGTTAGAAACAGCAACAAGTGGAAACCTATACATCGGGGATCTTCTTGTGAATAACATTCCAGCGCGACAGCGGGATGTTGCGATGGTTTTTCAAAATTATGCACTTTATCCACACATGAGTGTTGCCGAAAACATTGCGTTTGGGTTACAGATGCGAAAAGTTGACTCAAAAGTGATTCAACAAAGAGTAGAAACAGTTGCGCGATCGCTATCACTCGAACATCTTTTAGAACGCAAACCCAAGCAATTATCTGGGGGACAGCAACAACGCGTCGCATTGGGAAGAGCGATCGCCCGCGAAGCACAAGTATTTTTATTAGATGAACCTTTATCAAACTTAGACGCGCAGCTACGTGACGATACTCGTGCGGAGTTAAAACAGTTGCATCACAATTTAGGCATTACGACAATTTATGTCACTCACGATCAAGTTGAAGCGATGACTTTAGCAGATCGTATCGTTATCCTTAATCAGGGAAGAATTCAACAAATTGGAGAGCCACAAAGCGTTTACGCCAAACCTGCTAACCGGATGGTGGCAACTTTCTTAGGCAATCCGCCAATGAATATTTTGCCTGCAAAGTACAAAAATGGCAACTTTTTGGTAGAGAGTCAGATTATTCCTTGTCCGGCGCGTGTAAGAGACGCATTACATTTAGCTGAAGGACAAATTGTTGATTTAGGGATTCGCCCAGAAGATTTGTTTATTGATGAATCGCAAAACAAAGAAATTGCAGCCTTAACAGTTGAAGTCAAACTTGTAGAACCTTTGGGCAGAGAAACTTTAATTCGTGCTGGTTTACCGAGTTCGAGCGTGCAAGTCAATATTCAACAGGCAGGTGTTATCCGTTTGCAGTTGGGTGATCGCATTTCACTAGGGCTTGATTTAGAACAGCTATTCGTCTTTGATTCAAATACAGGCGATCGCTTATATCCGTGTTAG
- the hepA gene encoding heterocyst formation ABC transporter subunit HepA yields the protein MNSKISLSFRNLLSATKIWQENYFLIREFRNFRGIAILAIVFTIIAAIFEGIGVGFILSFLQNLTNPDAQPIRTGIEWFDIWVLGVNAPASERIYRVCTLILLTTLVRSLFTYLGRLYTQITQFKLVYFLRKRVFELFQSLSLRYFAKTRAGGLVHSITTEIMQIMQAFNFVSVILTKFTILFVYIISMLLLSWQLTIVSILLFSLISVGISSLLGRVREASFEKTRAAKWYTTISLEYIHGVRTVQAFAAYNFERKRFDEANSNFLKATTKAVSISSLIEPLSEGVATAILVGMLLLAFTVLIPNGQLQVSSLLTFLFVLLRIMPLRRQIDGARVQLSNCQGSFSNIQELLRVDNKPLFYNGNKKFIGLKQKIEFVGVNFGYDSEEIVLHNINLTIEKGKMTALVGASGAGKSTLADLIPRFYDPTRGKVLIDGVDLREFNIYSFRNKLAVVSQDTYIFNTSVRDNIAYALEDVDDAVVIEAAKLANALEFIQDLPQGFDTQLGDRGVRLSGGQRQRIAIARALLRNPEILILDEATSALDSVSERLIQQSLEKLAVGRTVIAIAHRLSTIVRADKVVVLQQGRIIEQGGYQELLEQRGELWKYHQMQHEYSQAG from the coding sequence ATGAACTCTAAAATTTCGCTATCATTCCGCAATTTGTTAAGTGCTACAAAAATTTGGCAAGAGAACTACTTTCTAATTAGAGAATTTCGTAATTTTCGGGGTATTGCAATTCTAGCTATTGTCTTTACTATAATTGCTGCCATATTTGAAGGTATTGGAGTAGGATTTATTCTTTCATTTCTCCAAAATTTAACAAATCCAGATGCCCAACCAATTCGTACTGGAATCGAGTGGTTTGACATTTGGGTTTTGGGAGTGAATGCTCCAGCATCTGAACGAATTTATCGAGTATGTACCTTAATATTATTAACAACTTTAGTGCGATCGCTCTTTACTTATTTAGGTCGCCTTTACACGCAAATTACACAATTTAAATTAGTTTATTTTCTACGAAAGCGAGTATTTGAATTATTTCAATCGTTAAGCTTGCGGTACTTTGCTAAGACAAGAGCAGGAGGATTAGTACACAGCATTACCACTGAGATCATGCAGATCATGCAGGCGTTTAATTTTGTCTCAGTCATTCTGACAAAATTTACTATATTATTCGTCTACATTATTTCTATGCTCTTGTTGTCTTGGCAACTGACAATTGTTTCTATCTTGCTCTTTAGTTTAATATCAGTAGGAATTTCATCGCTCTTAGGGCGCGTACGAGAAGCAAGTTTTGAAAAAACAAGAGCCGCAAAGTGGTATACGACAATTTCACTTGAATATATTCATGGAGTTCGTACTGTTCAAGCTTTCGCAGCATACAACTTTGAAAGAAAAAGATTTGACGAGGCTAATTCTAACTTTCTCAAAGCCACTACTAAAGCTGTCTCAATCTCATCACTCATTGAACCACTTTCAGAAGGAGTGGCAACAGCAATTTTAGTGGGAATGCTGCTGCTAGCATTTACAGTTTTAATTCCTAACGGACAATTACAAGTCTCCTCACTACTAACCTTTCTGTTTGTTTTACTCCGAATTATGCCTTTGCGGCGCCAAATTGATGGTGCAAGAGTACAGTTAAGCAATTGTCAAGGCTCATTCAGCAATATTCAAGAATTACTTCGCGTAGATAATAAGCCCTTATTTTATAACGGCAACAAAAAATTTATTGGCTTGAAGCAAAAAATTGAGTTTGTTGGAGTAAATTTTGGTTATGACTCAGAGGAAATTGTCTTACACAACATTAATTTAACGATTGAAAAAGGCAAGATGACAGCATTAGTAGGAGCATCAGGTGCTGGCAAAAGTACTTTAGCCGATCTGATTCCTCGATTTTACGATCCTACTCGCGGTAAGGTGTTAATTGATGGTGTCGATCTACGCGAATTTAATATTTACTCATTTCGTAATAAACTAGCTGTTGTCAGTCAAGACACTTATATCTTTAATACTTCTGTGCGGGACAATATTGCTTATGCATTAGAAGATGTAGATGATGCAGTAGTTATTGAAGCAGCAAAACTTGCGAATGCGTTGGAGTTTATTCAGGATCTACCACAAGGATTTGATACGCAGTTAGGCGATCGCGGAGTCCGTTTATCAGGAGGACAACGTCAGCGAATTGCGATCGCCCGTGCCCTGCTGCGGAACCCAGAAATTTTAATCCTCGATGAAGCAACAAGTGCCTTAGACTCGGTATCAGAGCGCTTAATTCAACAGTCGTTAGAGAAGTTAGCTGTGGGCAGAACAGTAATTGCGATCGCACATCGCCTATCAACAATTGTTCGTGCTGACAAAGTTGTTGTTCTACAGCAAGGTCGCATCATTGAACAGGGAGGATATCAAGAATTACTCGAGCAACGTGGCGAACTTTGGAAGTATCATCAAATGCAGCATGAATACAGTCAAGCAGGATAA